In the genome of Perca fluviatilis chromosome 4, GENO_Pfluv_1.0, whole genome shotgun sequence, one region contains:
- the romo1 gene encoding reactive oxygen species modulator 1, producing the protein MPVAVGPYGQTQPSCFDRVKMGFMMGFAVGMAAGAMFGTFSCLRIGMRGRELMGGVGKTMMQSGGTFGTFMSIGMGIRC; encoded by the exons ATGCCAGTGGCTGTAGGTCCATATGGCCAGACCCAACCTAGCTGTTTTGACCGGGTCAAGATGGGCTTCATGATGGGGTTTGCAGTGGGAATGGCTGCTGGTGCCATGTTTGGCACGTTCTCCTGTCTCAG GATTGGAATGCGTGGCAGGGAGCTGATGGGAGGAGTGGGGAAGACCATGATGCAGAGCGGGGGGACGTTCGGCACCTTCATGTCCATCGGTATGGGCATCCGCTGCTGA